A window from Diachasmimorpha longicaudata isolate KC_UGA_2023 chromosome 5, iyDiaLong2, whole genome shotgun sequence encodes these proteins:
- the LOC135162062 gene encoding uncharacterized protein LOC135162062 — translation MYSTPRPPPDATRRRSPLGFGQRGDLNDSLIDLDDNIECVNQPDSSTHVANVEAPRGYRFKLPVFSKSQPQLWFYQADSVFEAYRVTGDVDKFHLVVSHLSPDVLQEIPDILENPPATDKYKYLKQELLKRITDSPDRQLEKALSEVQLGSQKPSQLLRQLQLLAGNRATEDTLRVKWLSLLPADVRRILKITKTLPLKDLAVAADDLLEESSRTTVMAVSSHARPPVQQHTSSVASELTELRLAMTQLITLNQSMAKSIERLGHAVNRGRSRSRHPSTSRPNSPAPGGMCMYHARFGDEARKCHKPCNFVSSTYGQLSSRGN, via the coding sequence ATGTACAGCACGCCACGACCACCTCCGGATGCTACGAGACGACGCAGTCCCTTGGGCTTCGGACAGAGAGGCGACCTCAACGACTCGTTGATCGACCTCGACGACAACATCGAGTGCGTCAATCAACCTGATTCTTCGACACACGTGGCCAACGTTGAAGCACCACGCGGGTACCGCTTCAAATTGCCAGTGTTCAGTAAGAGTCAGCCACAACTTTGGTTCTATCAGGCCGACTCCGTCTTCGAGGCCTACCGTGTTACGGGTGACGTCGACAAATTCCACCTCGTGGTAAGCCACCTCAGCCCAGACGTCCTGCAGGAGATTCCTGACATCCTGGAAAATCCCCCAGCAACAGATAAGTACAAATACCTCAAACAAGAGCTTCTGAAACGGATCACCGACTCTCCCGACCGACAGCTAGAAAAGGCCCTGTCAGAGGTACAGCTGGGGAGTCAGAAGCCTTCACAGTTACTCCGTCAGCTACAATTGCTGGCTGGCAACAGAGCCACAGAGGACACTCTACGGGTCAAATGGCTGTCACTGTTGCCTGCTGACGTGAGGAGGATCCTCAAGATCACCAAGACGTTGCCATTGAAGGACCTGGCCGTCGCCGCTGACGATCTGCTGGAGGAGTCCTCGAGAACAACCGTCATGGCTGTTTCCAGCCATGCGAGGCCACCCGTCCAGCAACACACGAGCTCAGTGGCCTCAGAACTTACTGAGCTGCGACTAGCGATGACCCAGCTGATCACCCTGAACCAGAGCATGGCCAAGTCCATCGAGAGGCTAGGTCATGCCGTCAACAGAGGCAGGTCCAGGTCACGTCACCCCTCTACTTCGCGACCAAACTCGCCAGCTCCAGGAGGTATGTGCATGTACCACGCAAGGTTTGGAGATGAGGCACGTAAGTGTCACAAACCTTGTAACTTCGTTTCCTCCACCTATGGTCAACTATCGAGCCGGGGAAACTAA
- the LOC135163045 gene encoding uncharacterized protein LOC135163045 isoform X2 has translation MPSCTIIGCTVGYSSNPDKGPCFSTPKDLARLKEWKFATKMPLLKSGDPICYQHFLESEIERHKIIYAIDGTIVQKKGAIPSQFVWTGVDTDVISNISSNWELHATKQHTRSSSSCSTRSDVSSVYHAEAMESQARPLSACSSNFEIESETINSSNHSLDDLFRQSTTVELSQIHQKNLTEMVKLPADGSVEYLPQKSENVTFSSKNHCIEFGNN, from the exons ATGCCATCGTGTACGATCATTGGATGTACAGTAGGCTATTCAAGTAACCCCGATAAAGGGCCTTGTTTTAGTACTCCTAAAGATCTTGCACGCTTGAAAGAATGGAAATTTGCCACAAAAATGCCTTTGCTCAAGTCAGGAGATCCAATTTGTTATCAACATTTTCTTGaaagtgaaatagagagacaTAAAATCATTTATGCCATCGATGGAACAATAGTACAGAAG AAAGGCGCGATTCCTTCTCAATTCGTGTGGACAGGTGTAGACACAGATGTGATCTCGAATATCTCAAGTAATTGGGAATTGCATGCTACGAAGCAACATACCAGATCTTCGAGTTCTTGTTCGACAAGATCTGACGTTTCGAGTGTTTATCATGCAGAGGCTATGGAGTCACAAGCAAGGCCTCTGAGTGCTTGTTCTTCTAATTTTGAAATAGAAAGTGAAACAATTAACTCCTCCAACCATTCTTTGGACGACTTGTTCAGGCAATCTACCACAGTCGAACTTTCTCAGATTCACCAgaaaaatttaactgaaatGGTTAAACTTCCCGCTGATGGGTCTGTGGAATATCTGCCACAGAAAAGTGAAAATGTCACTTTCTCCTCAAAAAATCATTGCATTGAATTTGGCAATAATTAA
- the LOC135163045 gene encoding uncharacterized protein LOC135163045 isoform X1: MPSCTIIGCTVGYSSNPDKGPCFSTPKDLARLKEWKFATKMPLLKSGDPICYQHFLESEIERHKIIYAIDGTIVQKIPYKIARLQKGAIPSQFVWTGVDTDVISNISSNWELHATKQHTRSSSSCSTRSDVSSVYHAEAMESQARPLSACSSNFEIESETINSSNHSLDDLFRQSTTVELSQIHQKNLTEMVKLPADGSVEYLPQKSENVTFSSKNHCIEFGNN; the protein is encoded by the exons ATGCCATCGTGTACGATCATTGGATGTACAGTAGGCTATTCAAGTAACCCCGATAAAGGGCCTTGTTTTAGTACTCCTAAAGATCTTGCACGCTTGAAAGAATGGAAATTTGCCACAAAAATGCCTTTGCTCAAGTCAGGAGATCCAATTTGTTATCAACATTTTCTTGaaagtgaaatagagagacaTAAAATCATTTATGCCATCGATGGAACAATAGTACAGAAG ATTCCTTATAAAATAGCTCGATTACAGAAAGGCGCGATTCCTTCTCAATTCGTGTGGACAGGTGTAGACACAGATGTGATCTCGAATATCTCAAGTAATTGGGAATTGCATGCTACGAAGCAACATACCAGATCTTCGAGTTCTTGTTCGACAAGATCTGACGTTTCGAGTGTTTATCATGCAGAGGCTATGGAGTCACAAGCAAGGCCTCTGAGTGCTTGTTCTTCTAATTTTGAAATAGAAAGTGAAACAATTAACTCCTCCAACCATTCTTTGGACGACTTGTTCAGGCAATCTACCACAGTCGAACTTTCTCAGATTCACCAgaaaaatttaactgaaatGGTTAAACTTCCCGCTGATGGGTCTGTGGAATATCTGCCACAGAAAAGTGAAAATGTCACTTTCTCCTCAAAAAATCATTGCATTGAATTTGGCAATAATTAA